One Algoriphagus sp. Y33 genomic window, ACGATGCCAAAGACAATGTGCCTGTAGGCGATAGTTCACCTAAAATCGACGGATCTTTCGGTACCAACATCTCTTATAAGAATTTCTACCTATCAGTTAATTTTTACACCAAACTAGGAGGGGATCTCTATAATCAGACACTGGTGGATCGGGTGGAAAACGCCGATCCAAGATACAACGCAGATAAGCGCGTGCTTTCAGAAAGGTGGCAAGAGTCAGGAGATGTGGTATTCTTTAAGGATGTAGCGATCAGGGAAAACACGAATGCCTCCTCACGATTTTTGCAGGTTGACAATGCCGTAGAGCTACGTTCGGCAAATCTGAGCTACGAAAGTTATGGTAAGCTGGCTAAAGATCTGAAAATGCAGAGCTTGAAATTCACGGTAACCATGAATGATATCTGGAGATGGGCACCTGTGAAGTTGGAACGTGGTATCCAATACCCGTTTGCCAGAACAGTTACATTCTCAGTTCAGGCCAGGTTCTGATCAGTTCAGGAATCGATCATAATTGACACAAGAAATTTATACTACTAAAAGAATAGAAATGAAAAAATACCTGATATTATTCTCGGGCCTACTCATTTTCTCTTCATGTGCGGATTATCTGGATGTGAGACCGGAGTCCCAAATTGAAAAGGAGGTTTTGTTCAGCACCGAATATGGTTTTTTTGAAGCACTTAATGGTGTGTATGTAAGAGGTACTGAAGGCGATATATATGGCAATGAACTTACTTTCGGTTCTCTTGACGTTTTGGCCCAGAATTATTCCATGACCAATGGTTCCAATACCTTGGCAGAAACCTATGCAGAGACGGCCGATTTCAACTACCTGGACAATTCTTTTGTGACCAGAAAGAATAGCATCTGGAATGGATTGTACAATGCTATTGGGAATTGTAACCTCATTCTTGAAAATATTGATGAAAAAGAAGATGTGTTTACAAATGCACTTTATGCCCCATTGATAAAAGGTGAGGCCAAAGCCCTGAGAGCTTACCTTCATTTTGATTTGCTACGGTTGTTTGCACCATCTTTTCTAAATAATCCTGCCGCACCTGCTATCCCTTATGTGGTCAATTATTCTACCGAGGTTACACCACAATCCACCGTATCTGAAGTGTTGGATCTGATCATTGCTGAATTGCTTGAAGCAAGAACATTGTTAGAATCTGATCCAATTTTAACAGATAGCTATATGGTAGGCTACACTTACAATAATGATTTTGATGGCCTGCCGGATGATGGCTCCAATGAAGAGCAGGGCAACGATCTGTTTATTCAAAACCGAAGGCACAGAATGAACTACTACGCCGTCTGTGCGGAGTTGGCAAGGGTGTACTTGTATAAAGACGATAAGGTAAATGCGCTCAAATATGCATTGGAGGTTATTGAGTCGGGTAAGTTTCCGTGGACAGATAAAAACGATTTTACAGCAGATGACGATGAACTCAAGGATCGGATCCTTTATAAAGAATTGATTTTCGGATGGTATATACCGGCCAGGGAGAATGATTTGAGAAACAGATTTGAAAATATCGCTACCAGTACTGCTATTGTATCGGCAGAAGGTAATATCCTTTATGAAACAGGTGGTGTAGGTGCGGATGACTTTAGATTCAAAGAATGGATGAAGCAAGAAAGTGACGGGATAACCACAAAACTACTGCTTATGAAATTCAAACGTGACGGAAATGCAAATCTACACAGTTTGATGGCTCCTGCATTGCGTTTGAGCGAGATGTATTATATCGCTGCGGAATGCAGTTTTGATTCTGATCCGGAAATGGCGTGGGGATACTTCAACACAGTTAGATTTAATCGCGGTATAGGGACGGAGATTCATAATGAAACTGACTATGAGTTTTTTATATCCGAGCTAATTAAGGAGGCACGCAAGGAGTTTTATGGAGAAGGCCAGATATTTTATATGTACAAGAGATTGAACCGGGATATCCTGACCCAGTCGGGAGGGACTATTGCTGCGGGCGATCAGGTGTTTGTTTGGCCTTTGCCTGATGATGAAATTGTTTTTGGAGACAGAGATTGATATTTAAACTAGCTTAATATGACAAGATATTTAACCCTATTTATTCTAGCATCTATCTCCTTGTTTTCATGCCGGGATGAAGATGAACTTTTGTACCGGGCTCCGGACAACGTTTTCTTCAATTTTGATGACGA contains:
- a CDS encoding RagB/SusD family nutrient uptake outer membrane protein, with product MKKYLILFSGLLIFSSCADYLDVRPESQIEKEVLFSTEYGFFEALNGVYVRGTEGDIYGNELTFGSLDVLAQNYSMTNGSNTLAETYAETADFNYLDNSFVTRKNSIWNGLYNAIGNCNLILENIDEKEDVFTNALYAPLIKGEAKALRAYLHFDLLRLFAPSFLNNPAAPAIPYVVNYSTEVTPQSTVSEVLDLIIAELLEARTLLESDPILTDSYMVGYTYNNDFDGLPDDGSNEEQGNDLFIQNRRHRMNYYAVCAELARVYLYKDDKVNALKYALEVIESGKFPWTDKNDFTADDDELKDRILYKELIFGWYIPARENDLRNRFENIATSTAIVSAEGNILYETGGVGADDFRFKEWMKQESDGITTKLLLMKFKRDGNANLHSLMAPALRLSEMYYIAAECSFDSDPEMAWGYFNTVRFNRGIGTEIHNETDYEFFISELIKEARKEFYGEGQIFYMYKRLNRDILTQSGGTIAAGDQVFVWPLPDDEIVFGDRD